The Oncorhynchus nerka isolate Pitt River linkage group LG12, Oner_Uvic_2.0, whole genome shotgun sequence genome contains the following window.
GAGCTCATGGTCAAAGAGAAGAGGAAATGAAAAGGATGCAGCTAAAAAGAAAGAATATGAATGGATTGTAAATAGGTTTTACTCATGCATAACAGCAATTGGATCATGGAACAAAAGAGGAGAATATAAAATTGATGCAGATGAAAATAAAGGAGAAGGGGGCAAAAGTACAGATGGGGAgaatggagatggagggaaggagaggtcaggTGCAAAGAGAGAAGATGATAAAACGTCAGGTGAAAAAAGTACAGAAGAGGATCAGAGGTCAGGTGGAAACAGTAGTGAGGATGATGACAGGTCCGgtggaaacagaagaggagaaggTGATAAGAGGTCAGGTGGAAACAGTGGAGAAGATGATAAGAGGACAGGTGGAAACAGTGGGGAAGAGGATAAGAGGCCAGGTGGAAACAGAGAAGGTGATAAGATGTCAGGTGGAAACAGTGAGGAAGAGGATACGAGGCCAGGTGGAAACAGTGGAGGAGATAATAAGAGGTCATCTGGAAACAGAGGGGAAGATGATACAAGGTCAGATGGAAACAGTAGTGAGGATGATGACAGGTCCGgtggaaacagaagaggagaaggTGATAAGAGGTCAGGTGGAAACAGTAAGGAAGAGGATAAGAGGCCAGGTGGAAACCGTGGAGAATATAATAAGAGGTCAGGTGGAAACAGTATAGAGGATGATACAAGGTCAGGTGGAAACAGTATAGAGGATGATGACAGGTCTGgtggaaacagaagaggagaaggTGATAAGAGGTCAGGTGGAAACAGTGAGGAAGAGGATAAGAGGCCAGGTGGAAACCGTGGAGAATATAATAAGAGGTCAGGTGGAAACAGTATAGAGGATGATACAAGGTCAGGTGGAAACAGTAGTGAGGATGATGACAGGTCTGgtggaaacagaagaggagaaggTGATAAGAGGTCAGGTGGAAACAGTATAGAAGTTGATACAAGATCAGGAGGAAACAGGTATGAGGATGATGACAGGTCCAGTGGACATAGAAGAGGAGAAGGTGATAAGAGGTCAGGTGGAAGCAGTGGGGAAGATGATAAGAGGTCATTTGGAAACAGTAGAGAAGATGATAAGAGGTCAGGTGGAAACAGAGAGGAAGGGAATAAGAGGTCTTGTGGAAACATTGAAGAAAAGCGGTCCGTTGGAAACGGTAGAGAGGATCATAACAGGTCCGgtggaaacagaagaggagaaggTGATAAGAGGTCAGGTGGAAACAGTGAGGAAGAGAATAAGAGGTCAGGTGGAAACAGAGAAAAAGATGACAAGATGTCAGGTGAAAAAAGTAAGGAAGAGGATCAGAGGTCAGGTGGAAACAGTGTAGAAGATGATACAAGGTCGGGTGGAAATAGTAGTGAGGATGATAATAGGTCTGGTGGAAACAGTAAGGAAGAGGATCAGAGGTCAGGTGGAAACAGTGTAGAAGATGATACAAGGTCGGGTGGAAATAGTAGTGAGGATGATGACAGGTCCGgtggaaacagaagaggagaaggTGATAAGAGGTCAGGTGGAAACAATGGAGAATATGGTAAGAGGCCAGGTGGAAATAGTGGGGAAGAGGATAAGAGGCCAGGTGGAAACAGTAAGGAAGGGGATAAGAGGCCAGGTGGAAACCGTCGAGAATATATTAAGAGGTCAGGTGGAAACAGTATAGAGGATGATACAAGGTCAGGTGGAAACAGTAGTGAGGATGATGACAGGTCCGGTGGAAACAGACGAGGAGAAGGTGATAAGAGGTCAGGTGGAAACAATGGAGAATATGGTAAGAGGCCAGGTGGAAATAGTGGGGAAGAGGATAAGCGGTCAGGTGGAAACAGTAGAGAGGATGATAATAGGTCAGGTGGAAACAGAGGAGAAGATGATACAAGATCAGGAGGAAACAGGTGTGAGGATGATGACAGGTCCGGTGGACATAGAAGAGGAGAAGGTGATAAGAGGTCAGGTGGAAACAGTGGGGAAGAGGATAAGAGGCCAGGTGAAAACAGTTAGGAAGAGGATAAGAGGTCAGTTGGAAACAGTGGAGAAGATGATAAATGATAAAACTAAATAGTGTGACACAAAATGTTGCCAGAAGTTTGCAAATGTTTGCCACTAGTAGTGAATCTGCGGCAAACCTTTGGCAACGGTAATATGTATTGCCACTAGTGGCAAACAGTTCGCCAGAGTTTTTTTTCTTGCAAACAATTCTCTTAAGATTCTATTTGATTCTGTGGCAAACATGTGGCAACAATATGTATTGCCACTAGTGGCAAACAGTTTACCAGAAGCCATTCTGGGTGAGCACACGAGTTCCAAGACCAGGAATCGTTGATGACCAATCATGGGGATTACAAAAATAGTTTGGAAAATGGAAACCAAGTTATCTAGTTCGCTACCTACCAAAGTCTGCCGCAACAAATTCCTTTTTGTTACGTTATTTAAACTTCCTAATAAACTTTAAAATTGTTAGCTGATAATTATCACTGAGAAGAATATGAATGTCATACAGTCAATGGCTCTGTATTTCTACATTGTTTAGAGGTCTACTCTAAGCATGAGACACATTTCAGCCAGCTTCCTGTTACAGTATTACTACATCCCATACATCCAGTACATGCCATTTGATGTACACCTTGATCTGAAATACCAGTTTTGACATGACAATGAACACAGCAGGGGAGTTGGCTAAACACACAAACATATCTGGTACCAGGCTAGTCTACCACTGAGTCAAATAAGAAACACTCTTTCCACAACAGAAGGAAGAAGAGGTCGCCCCATTATATATAATGCTGGTCCATACTGAATAACTTGCTAGGTGTCAGTAATTGCCTCTTACATCAGAACACCTGACAAAGCCTGGCCTGtgaccctacccctccctctccagtACCAGGGGTCAGTACAGACCCCACTGTGGCTGCAGTCCTGGGGGTAAgttctgctgtctgtctcctggctgCCCTGATGGTGGACTACGGGAGGTACCACTCCTCCAGAGTCACGGTGCAGGCTGCCCCTGAGGCCCCCAGTGTCGTGCAGTTGCACTCGACTCAATGTGATGTGAATGACTGCTGATGGAAATTCAGAATCCATTagggatttttttgtttgtttattgtcTGAACTTAAAATGAATTTCATGCATGTTCAGAAATTGTTGAGACTGTCAACAAGATATGTATTGTTCGTGCATACATTTTTGATAAAAGCACCAAATTTGGAAGAGATGTAGATTTGTGTTCCTTGAAAATATTTATATCTGGCGCCACCCCAAATTTGGTCCCTGGGGGACGTTTCAGCCATGTCTCTAAAGTGCCCCAATTTTGAAGGGATAGCTTCTTCAGGGGATTAATGATCATAGCAATGACATGAATAAATGAAGATATGCATGTATTCCATCACAAACTTGACATTCTTAAAGAGACAGTGTGCACCTTTCAATGTAATACATCTCAATTGGAAACCGTGTTTTTACACAATGTAGACACCTAATATTGCTACAAATTCATTTTTAATTTCAATGAAATGTTGTATCAACATTTAGCTTTTATAATAAACAAATGTATTTACAGGGCACAACATGTGCTTCAAAAGGACAGAATTCATATAGGCCCAATAAAGGCTGTATCAATCCATTTAAAAATTGTATGTCTGGTGCTCCTAAATTGTATGTGGTGCTCCTATCATTTGAAGTTGGGAGCAGCACTGCTATTTTGAGATGACCGCAACAAAGACAGCACAGAGCTAGATCTAGGTACCCTAATAAGATGTAGATATGTATCCACCCCAGATTTGGCCCCTGGGAGCCATGGCAGCCATCTGACTTAATGGCCCCAGACTGAATGGCAACAACATCTACTCCACACTTACTCCACACTGACTCAACACAGGGGCACcccaggggtgtgtcctcagtcctttgctgtactccttgttcacccatgactgtgtggctttGCAcaacatcatcaagtttgctgacgacaccacGGTTGAaggcctgataaccaacaacgacgaatcagcctataggaaggaggtaagtgaactggcattgtggtATTATGaacacaacctctccttcaacatcAGCAAAACATCAGCAAAACttgacttcaggaagcagaggagaGAACATGACCAATCCACATCAACAGAACTGCCGTAGAGAGAGTGACGAATTCTAAGTTCCTCGGCATCTACATCACCGATGACTTGtcatggaccaacaacaccacccctacattgtcacaacacaactgattggctcaaacacattaagaaataACCAATAACCAGGATGTGCACGCACTGAccgactggcaagtgtcttcactgacattttcaacctctccctgtccgagtctataataccaacatgttttaatcaGACCACCACAGTGACTGTGCCCaataacactaaggtaacctgcctaattgactaccaacctgtagcactcacgtctgtagccatgaagtgctttgaaaggctggtcatggctcacatcaacaccattatcccagaaaccctagacccacttcattttttatttatccgttattttaccaggtaagttgactaagaacacattctcatttgcagcaatgacctgcggaatagttacaggggagaggagggggatgaatgagccaattgtaaactggggattattaggtgaccgtgatggtttgagggccagatagggaatttagccaggacactggggttaacacccctactcttacgataagtgcaatgggatctttaatgaccctTTAATGATCCAATTTGcacaccgccccaacagatccacagatgatgcaatctctattgcactccacactgccttttcccacctggacaaaaggaacacctatgtgagaatgctgttcattgactacagctcagtattcaatagtgccttcaaagctcatcaataagctaaggaccatggaactaaacacctccctctgcaactggatactggacttcctgatgggccacccccaggtagtAAAGGTAGATAACaaacatccgccatgctgattctcaacacaggggcccctgaggtgtgcttgctcagtcccctcctgtactccctgttcactcatgactacacggccaggcatgactccaacaccatcatcaagtttgccgatgacacaacattggtaggcctgatcactgacaacgacgagacagcctatagggaggaggtcagagacctggccgtatggtgccaggacaacaaccctcaacgtgatcaagagaaaggagatgattgtggactacaggaaaacgaGGATTGAGCACACCCCCATTATCATCGACAGTGCTGCagtggagcaagttgagagcttcaagttccttggtgtctaaacatcaccaacaaactaacatggtccaagcacaccaagacagtcttgaagagggcatgacaaaacctattccccctcaggagactgaaaatatttggcatgggtccttagatcctcaaaaggttctacagctgcaccattgagagcatcctggctgattgcatcactgcctggtatggcaactgctcacctctgaccgcaaagcactacagagggtagtgcgaatggcccagtatatctatggggccaagcttcctgccatccaggtcctctataccaggaggtgttagaggaaggccctaaaaattgtcaaagactccagccaccctagtcgtagagtgttctctctgctaccacacggcaagcggtaccggaacgccatgtctaggttcaagaggcttctaaacagagtctacccccaagccataagactcctgaacacctaatcaaatggctacccagactatttgcattgccctccccctacctctccccctcttttacaccgctgctacagccgtttccagctacaatagtcattcaaaacattaacaatgtctacactgtatttctgatcaatttgatgttattttaatggacaaagaaatagcttttctttcaaaaacaagggcttttctaagtgaccccaaacttttgaacagtagttgaagtcggaagttttaatctacttaggttggaatcattaagacttgtttttaaaccactccacaaatgtcttgttaacaaactatggttttgacaagtcggttaggacatctactttgtgtatgacacaagtcatttttccaaaaattgtttacagacagattatttcactgtatcaaaattccagtgggtcagaagtttacatacgctaagttgactgtgcctttaaacagcttggaaaattccagaaaattatgtaatggctttagaagcttctgatgggctaagtgacataatttgagtcaattggaggtgtacctgtggatgtatttcaaggcctaccttcaaactcagtgcccctttgtttgacatcatgggaaaatctaaagaaatcagccaagacctcaaaaataaattgtagacctccacaagtctgattcatccttgggaacaatttccaaatgcctgaaggtaccatgttcatctgtacaaacaatagtatgcaagtataaacaccatgggaccacgcagcagtcataccactcaggaaggagacgcgttctgtctcctagagatgagcgtactttggtgcgaaatgtgcaaatcaatcccagaacaacagcaaaggaccttgtgaagatactataggaaacaggtaaaaaagtatctacatccacagtgaaacgagtcctatattgacataacctgaaaggccgctcagcaaggaagaagccactgctaaaAACCACTACAAAAAagtcagactatggtttgcaactgcacatggggacaaagatcatacattttggagaaatttcctctgtcctctttttggagaaatgtcccctcagaactgtttggccataatgaccatcattatgtttggaggaaaaagggggaggcttgcaagccgaagaacaccatcccaaccgtgaagcacgggggtggcagcatcatgttgtgggggtgcgttgtttaaatgtatttggctaaggtgtatgtaaacctccgacttcaactgtaagtatagTTATATAGGGATAATAAAGCATACAGTTCTGTGTGAGCTGAGTTTTTAGATCTAACTTTATCTAGAGGTTCTGTCCACCACCGCCCATCGATCTACAGGTAGTGAGTGCTGACAGGAGAAGCTATTCAAAAATGTCAGAGGGTAACAGCCCCCGAACACTGATTTTCTCAATAACATATGTACCTCTCGGGCTGCTGCGCTGTGATTGTTGCTGCGGTGGGGGCCGGAATATCTAAAGATTTCTAACATTATATAGGGATTCTGTATGGATATAAAAGAAGAGTATTATTTCTGTATAGCTgtttaatagtttgcaagccctaccaCACCCGACAAGAGTCAGagacggtgtagtaggattcaatcttagtcctgtagaGACGCTTTTGCCTGATtggtggttcgtcggagggcgtagcgggatttcttataaactccggattagtgtcccactccttgaaaatGCCAGCTCTAgcatttagctcagtgcagatgttgcctgtaatccaaggCTTCTGGTTGGGAGATATATTTACGGTGTGGAGACGGCGTTGTTGATGCATTTATTAATGCACTTAACATACCcccatactgcttgactagttgggcccaagcatgctgtacaacattaagacCTATtaagtctgtctacaaacagggtctcaaagtgcttgatagccaattgtcacgagtccgaccgagggtggttccccttcccgggcgggtggcgctcggcggtcgtcgtcaccggcctattagctgccactgattgtctttcctctccctccttgtatgtttattggtagcacctgtttatgtataattagtttgtctttattagacagccggcccgcctggttgttgtgctggattatttcagtgtaaccttcggctatgttgtagaggtacgtgttagtgcctggtcgtgattttttccgttgtacattttcattccctgtgtttgggaacgttactattgtgagcatcctgtggtgcgttggtgctattaaagacgcacagcattgcactctctgtctcctgcgtttgactccacacccacgacacccggagcattacaccaatagccatcatcactgttacatcctcagaaagcatgatctcctgagttgggaaaatcttgtgcaatacatcgatgcatgtcttgtattcaagataataaaatggcctggctccccctccactcagtatttttgttaaacagaaaacccaaacatatggcagcagatccacatggtctgccatgagaggtgactgtattgTTCCCttttaaggaaaagcacctttagtaaatctgttTTCTCTGTGAGaacttcccatgtctggaatacactgccatcagacacacataactgcaccacctatcacactttcacaaaatgcttgaagacatggctaaaggtcaatcagatttgtgaacatggtccccagctgtgtattgccgctttccatgctgtctgttgtctgtagcttgtgaggtgtggaaacactttgttgcttttatgaattttgtcttgctgctttttgttctatgttgctatgtctgtatgctacgtcttgcttgtcctatgtttctctgtctgtatgctgtcttgcttgtcctatgtttctctgtctgtatgctgtcttgcttgtcctatgttactattgtctatattgtaattgtttttaatgacctgtccagggactgcggttgaaaattagccgacTGGCTAAAACCGTCACTTTTATTGAAaagttgattaatgtgcactgtccctgtaaaaataaaataaa
Protein-coding sequences here:
- the LOC115137982 gene encoding uncharacterized protein DDB_G0290685-like, whose protein sequence is MDSLCTTDTGYHPHGLINQGATCYLNSVLQVFFMTKDFREAVESQVFPNDQEQETIDHKLKRLFQKLKEKEADTKDISWTLDIQTVYEQRDAAEFFEKILNRVKNNVSKIFEGQLSHTISCANSHISNIEPGPFWVLPLSMDVTLGPGQSYSVNDGFEEFFEKSTITGDKLYCAKCNEEVEATTVCKMVHHPEILTLLLKRFEFDYHGMTYVKINCSVDVPHKLQTENGAYELYAIVDHEGSLRSGHYTATIRSYEDQKWYLFNDSNVSLITLEPNLRSQSAYLLIYRTCGYRQEEDKRSGGNREEDGKSVCGKKEKEGEKKLSGGNRGDEEGSSWSKRRGNEKDAAKKKEYEWIVNRFYSCITAIGSWNKRGEYKIDADENKGEGGKSTDGENGDGGKERSGAKREDDKTSGEKSTEEDQRSGGNSSEDDDRSGGNRRGEGDKRSGGNSGEDDKRTGGNSGEEDKRPGGNREGDKMSGGNSEEEDTRPGGNSGGDNKRSSGNRGEDDTRSDGNSSEDDDRSGGNRRGEGDKRSGGNSKEEDKRPGGNRGEYNKRSGGNSIEDDTRSGGNSIEDDDRSGGNRRGEGDKRSGGNSEEEDKRPGGNRGEYNKRSGGNSIEDDTRSGGNSSEDDDRSGGNRRGEGDKRSGGNSIEVDTRSGGNRYEDDDRSSGHRRGEGDKRSGGSSGEDDKRSFGNSREDDKRSGGNREEGNKRSCGNIEEKRSVGNGREDHNRSGGNRRGEGDKRSGGNSEEENKRSGGNREKDDKMSGEKSKEEDQRSGGNSVEDDTRSGGNSSEDDNRSGGNSKEEDQRSGGNSVEDDTRSGGNSSEDDDRSGGNRRGEGDKRSGGNNGEYGKRPGGNSGEEDKRPGGNSKEGDKRPGGNRREYIKRSGGNSIEDDTRSGGNSSEDDDRSGGNRRGEGDKRSGGNNGEYGKRPGGNSGEEDKRSGGNSREDDNRSGGNRGEDDTRSGGNRCEDDDRSGGHRRGEGDKRSGGNSGEEDKRPGENS